From the Hippocampus zosterae strain Florida chromosome 13, ASM2543408v3, whole genome shotgun sequence genome, the window ATTCTACCAGGTTCTGTATCCCTACAACAGGAATATTTGTTGTCAGATCTACAAGAGATGAAAATGACTCAAGATGAAGAGTTGAGATCAAACATCCTTTGCCCGCCTTTATCACAACCCCATGACGGCATCTCTAAAGGTGATCGGATTCATGAATGCAATGGTCTTCAACTTGAAGTTGGATGTCCCAAAGATAATCTCAGTGTCAGGCTGCAGcgagagaaagaaaacataaaTGCATCAATCACGTGGCCTACACGTCTTCCGATATCTGACCAAGTCGCCACTGAAGAATTCTCACTTGATCCAACAATCACACAGTCAACCCCTGGTGAGAGAACTAATATCTCACCCACGGAGGACCTGTCAAGTGCAGAATATTCCCAAAGAGGTCATGACATTTTGAAACACTCACTGAGTTTTATCTCAGGTGTAGGTACACCTATTTTCCCCCAACTTCCTGAAAATTTGCCAAGTGATGTGTGTGAGGAATATTTGATAAGTCATGTGGTTCAAGGTCAAGAACAAGAACCAAATTTGCTGTCTTGTGAAAGAGAAGAACTAACAAGGAGGAGTCTCCAAGAATTATGCAAAGAAATGTCAGATCTGCCGAATCAAGAAGCAGATATTTCTGCGAGACGGTCGAGCTTTGAGGAACTGATACCCTGCTCCACCTCGGCTAAGTTTGAGATTTCCTCAAATGAGATTAGTCCAGTGGCTTGTGTACATCATCCGAAAACGGCTACCTCCAGAAGACAAGTCATTTTTGAGGATCCAATGCAGCCTGATCATTACTTAGATGAGGTGCACCCGAAAGCTAATTTGCAACACATGGAACAATCTGTCACTTCAGTAGAAAATGTACCTGATTCCCAACCTAGCTttgttgaaacaaaaacaacaatgacttCATTCACCTGTGATCAGGATCACACCATCCCCGCAGCGATCTCTCCCTCCACTACCACCTTTACCTATCAAGATGTTGTCTGCAGTGGTACACGTGGTCCAGCATCTGAATATTCAGATCtggagcattactttgactgtAGGCAGGCTGCATCAGATTTCTTTGAGCCTAATGAACCAGAGTTAACTTCTTGCTCAAATAAGCATCTGCTTTGGGATGACCTCAGTTACCCGGGAGAGAAAGAAACTGTGTCTAGACCAGTTTTGCTCTCCTCTGGAAGTGAAGATTTTGAGGATGCTTCTGTTGTTCAAGAAGGTTTACCACGCGTGAGTGCAGATCTCTCATCCCATTCAGAGGCATCTACTGAAGAATTTACCTTGTGTGAACTGCCCAGCTCCAAAATGACAGCATACGATGATACAAATTCCCTGACAAGGGTAAGGCCAGATTTAGTGGAGCGTCGTGGCCTTGCAAACTTTTCTCAAGGCTGAGTTTAACTAACTGTTACATTTACTTCATAAAGGAATGACTGCTAACCTTCACATGGACGAAATCTTCACAACCCATCGTTTTATTTGGGATTTCTCATTGAACCAGTCCGAACTTTGCATGTATCATTCTCACCATTTGAGCAAAGCCACAGCTTTCATAAACTCCTGTCAGTTCATGAAGCAAACTCAAAGCATGTTATgtatttatcattattattatgattttgttttgttttattattatttttgtcagcCTAACAAACTGTCATGTTGTACATTCCAGGGTATGAAATATAACAAATCTCTGGAAAGTGCACCATACCACTTTGTTTCTTGCTTGCCTTGCTTCCCAATTTGTATTTCCTTTGGATGTGTTCTTTGATTTAATCGTAATGGATTTTGTTCTACTTGGTCAGGAGATCAGCGCAGAGATTGGCTCAATGTCTGAAAGTTCTGATGATGAATTTTTGAGTACCAGAATTGTGCGAAGGAGAGTTGTCATTCAGGTATCCACCCCAACATGATTGacggtggatggatggagcatGGAGGGTGTGATTTTAACCACACTAGGTTTTCTGTGTCAACTTGGAATTGTCAGTCTAACAATTTTAGACTAATCAAGGTGGATAAAATATGGGTTATAAAGTGTGAGATTGTGTTTATCACTACATATTTCTTCATTTGCACGCATATTTTTCCCTTGAGAATGCAACTTGAATGTTTGTTTCCTGTCATTGACATGCCTTTAAATTTCACAATCCTCATATTAAAGTTTCATTctggaaatctttttttttttccttttacaggCTGACGAAATGCCCGACGTTCCTATGCAGACTACGACAGAAGAAAATTACAAAGATGAAAATGGCCACATTGTTGTCAGAAAGGTACAGGAGGATTATCTGTAAAGACTTGGCAAATCGAAAATGACAGAGTGCAGCGTAGAAATCTTAGGCTGCCGCAAGTGTTGTTTTAATGCCCTTTTCACACCTATCGAGTTGCAGATACATACATTTCATGACTTTGCATATGttttgtgcatgtgaatttAGGGGAATCATTGAGCATTGATCCATAAAATTGTCACTGCTACTTGCCAATATTGCCCTCTGACTCCAAGGTGAATTTTTGACCGTTCTCAGGTTACTCGAAAGATTATTCGCAAGTGTGTTTCTTCTGATGGTGCGGAGCGGGAGGAGGTCTTGATAGAGGGATCCCCTCAGAGATCCATAAGTGTTGCCGAGGGAGATGGTTACTCCAAAGTGGTGAAGCGCACTGTTCTAAAGAGCGAGGGAGACCATACAGAGGTACGTGTGTGCACTCTGTTAGGGCTGTGCGACATGGCCCTAAATTAGTCAGTGAAGTTCAAATCGGTAATGTAGGCCAAATTCTAtgaacaataatcgaacaaTATCATTAGAGTCATTgaattgcctttttgttttgttgcctaGGTTACATTTGCTGAAAGTGAGGGTTTCTCAGCATCACAAGCAACTGCTGAGGTGCGTAAAGTCAGTCTAGCAGAAAGAACCACTGTGGTAGAGGGTAAAAGAACAGTGACACACAAAGGGGACTTGTCTTT encodes:
- the LOC127613485 gene encoding uncharacterized protein LOC127613485 isoform X4, which codes for MHYHANTLSENVALHIADIFDQSKTQSEVSLTSVTGSTKTMEKGLIFLAQSEGSSSMTKDSPQDSGEEEIITSSNPSPILPGSVSLQQEYLLSDLQEMKMTQDEELRSNILCPPLSQPHDGISKGDRIHECNGLQLEVGCPKDNLSVRLQREKENINASITWPTRLPISDQVATEEFSLDPTITQSTPGERTNISPTEDLSSAEYSQRGHDILKHSLSFISGVGTPIFPQLPENLPSDVCEEYLISHVVQGQEQEPNLLSCEREELTRRSLQELCKEMSDLPNQEADISARRSSFEELIPCSTSAKFEISSNEISPVACVHHPKTATSRRQVIFEDPMQPDHYLDEVHPKANLQHMEQSVTSVENVPDSQPSFVETKTTMTSFTCDQDHTIPAAISPSTTTFTYQDVVCSGTRGPASEYSDLEHYFDCRQAASDFFEPNEPELTSCSNKHLLWDDLSYPGEKETVSRPVLLSSGSEDFEDASVVQEGLPRVSADLSSHSEASTEEFTLCELPSSKMTAYDDTNSLTREISAEIGSMSESSDDEFLSTRIVRRRVVIQADEMPDVPMQTTTEENYKDENGHIVVRKVTRKIIRKCVSSDGAEREEVLIEGSPQRSISVAEGDGYSKVVKRTVLKSEGDHTEVTFAESEGFSASQATAEVRKVSLAERTTVVEGKRTVTHKGDLSLASDLPSAQEDFNQALGYIGGLTREELPYVVESETVKDDGTVVRRAHMRKGQTLRRTVVQGGGQRKQVLLEQTDGPTKGSKSHELQQHLHQLFHHYYEHQEDHDDDDDDEEAKQSKNV
- the LOC127613485 gene encoding uncharacterized protein LOC127613485 isoform X7, encoding MDFVLLGQEISAEIGSMSESSDDEFLSTRIVRRRVVIQADEMPDVPMQTTTEENYKDENGHIVVRKVTRKIIRKCVSSDGAEREEVLIEGSPQRSISVAEGDGYSKVVKRTVLKSEGDHTEVTFAESEGFSASQATAEVRKVSLAERTTVVEGKRTVTHKGDLSLASDLPSAQEDFNQALGYIGGLTREELPYVVESETVKDDGTVVRRAHMRKGQTLRRTVVQGGGQRKQVLLEQTDGPTKGSKSHELQQHLHQLFHHYYEHQEDHDDDDDDEEAKQSKNV